Part of the Nicotiana sylvestris chromosome 2, ASM39365v2, whole genome shotgun sequence genome, TTTGTTGTCTTTTTGGACAAAAGATACACAAATAGGtataaaaaaagttacatttatatatatatataacgtcaAATCACACCACGTTATACCTTAACGGTAACTTTTGTCGTTAAGGTATAGCGTGGTATTTTTCCGCATTATATATACTGACATTTACTGACACAGGTACAACGTGCTGTATTTTCACGCTATATATAGCGTACAAATACAGCACGCTATACCCCTAATTAAATAATGCCCCTCGTCTTCTTCCCCGACCAGAAACGAGCCTCCCCCATTTTTTTACTTTCAAGCCATTTCTGGTCCCCTCCCCCCAGCgtcttttgtaaaaaaaattgtgGTTCCCACCTGTCACACAAAATGTTaagaacgtaggtcccacatCGTAGTAGAGAATCATATTATTGTGGTTTCACTCTTTCGGATTCAACTTTTCACACAAAACATtacatcgaggtatttcgatttattttatgtCGAAACTtatataataatgcatatttaTTAGTTGATTGAATGTGTTTCCATATCGTTTTATGTTTTATTTGcgaaactagtatgttatatTTTTCCAGACTTAGATATTAGTGttctaaaaaaatgtaaaattgagAAATAATTTTTTCTGTTAATATCAGGATTTAGATATTACTGTTTCCATGCCGGTTTGTGTTTAATTTTTGCGAAACTAAAAtgttatatgtatttttgtgaatttatgtgattaaaatgtatttgttgtttatatttagtttagattatttattagCATAGTAAATTGTAGAACCTGTTAGCATAGTAAACTGTAGAGTATTTTAGCGTAGAATCCCTATAGTTTAAGTATTGCTTATATTGGTAGATGAaaatatatactttgtacaattaaataattaaaaattaagaatttaaatttttaaaacaaacacacacaaaattatcaaaatattgaatttgacacacataattATTCATGATaatttggtgctactgggcctcaaatatcaagCCTAGAGCCCAATAGGTATATATattttgtacaattaaataattaaaaattaagaatttaaatttttaaaacaaacacacacataattattaatgatagtttgatactactgggcctcaaatatcgagtctggaacccaataggtatatatactttgtacaattaaataattaaaaattaaaaatttaaatttttaaaacaaacatACACAAAACTATTaaaatattgaatttgacacacataattattaataatAGTTTGGttctactgggcctcaaatatcgagcctggaacccaataggtatatatactttgtacaattaaataattaaaaattaagaatttaaatttttaaaacaaacatacacaaaattatcaaaatattgaatttgacacatataattattaatgatagtttggtgctattgggcctcaaatatcgagtctggaacccaataggtatatatattttgtacaattaaataattataaattaagaatttaaattataaaacaaacacacacaaaattatcagaATGTTGAATTTAACACAAATATTTATTCATGAtagttggtgctactgggcctagGGTGGGCattcggtcggttcggttcggtttgaAGAAATTCGGTTCGGTTATTCGGTTTTCGATTTTGTAAAAGTAGTAACTGAAACCGAACTGAAATAAGTTCGGTTCAGTTCGGTTATTCTAATTTCGGTTCGGTTATTTCGGTTTTCGGTTTGAACATTATCATATTGGACTCCTTCTATGTAATAATACGATTGGCGAATTTATTGATTTTTCCCAAAACTTTGAAATTATTGGAAATATTGTGTTTATAGAAAAAATAGACTAAACTTTGCACACTTTATGGATCATAAAATTCAAACATAGTGTAAATTACAACTTTGTGTGAAATTTTCCCGGTATCTATCACATATGCTATGGAAGTTTTAATAGACTGAAAGTCattaagattggaaagttgatggacTTACTTAATTGAGTTGAGTCTTTGATAGATTGGACCTAATAGTATTAATTTATTACCTATGGGCTTAGCCTATATATAACTTAAAGAACATATATGTTAATAATTCGGTTTTTCGGTTAACtgaactaaaaaacttaataacCGAAAACCTAACCGAGAAaccaaaattttaaaattttaaaccgAAACCGACCGAACAAACCGAATAACCGAAaccgaaataaaaaaaaatcggtTCGGTCGATTTATTCGGTTCCGACAAAAGTATGCCCACCCCTAACTGGGCCTCATATACCGAGCCTGGAACCCAAtaggtatatatattttttataattatataattaaacatacaattaatgttgtttaatttacagttgacgacatggatgcgCGCCgtctatacatcccggcccttaCTCTCGTGAGATATTAGTGTTACAGGGCGATCATAGGTCCGCCCATATATGGGAAGGGGAGTTACTATCCCAGACTCTCCGCGCTAGGAGAGTGGACAACCTGTGGGATTTTTTGAGGCTCAGAGATCTCCACGAGCGTGTAGTCCAGCGCCTACAGGATATGGGATTTTATAGGATTATTGAGATCGGGCGGATGCGGTTCAACTGGGCTTTGATCACagcgttgattgagcggtggcgaccggagacgcacacctTTCACCTGCCCATTGGCGAGGCCACTATCACGCTTCAGGACGTGGAGGTTTTATATGGCCTACCCGTTGATGGCATGCCCATTTCACTGCCTATTGCTATGAGATCTATGTCGCGCGATGATTATTGGGACATGCTGCAGGAGCTCACGGGTTTCAGGCCAGAGGATGAGATATTTTCGTCGGGTGCCAGTCGGTTTTCTTTGACCCCTATTAGACAGTACCTGGAGGTACTCCACCCCATTATCACCAACGATACAGAGGAGGTACATATTACTCGGTATACGGggttgttgttgcttcttctatttggaggggtcttgttcccgaacagtTCGGGGAACCTAGTCAGCCTGAGATTTCTTCATTATATTCAGCTGCTAGATGAGTTACCCTATTACAGCTGGAGTGCTGATGTTCTCGCCTACATGTACAGGAGTATGTGTCGGGCAAGCATGGGCACTCAGAGAGATGTTTGTggttttctgccgcttctacaggtgacaatatATTCGAATAATCTGTTCATCAGTTCCAACTCTACCTAGTTAGAATTTATCTTAAACCTGACGTCAACTTTCTATGTTAGGTTTGGGCTTGGGAGCAGTTCTTGCAGgttcagccacctctaccacaattACCTCCTAATGTAGAACTTCCGGAACTCCCTCTATCCAGGAGGTGGGTTCTCCGCCGTACACTTTCATGAGAGTATGATTCCTATCATAATATCCCCCTctgtagggatgtgttggatctgtTGGAGGGCGCACAagtaaatatgtacctaaacttacctggtatagattaacttagtgttgcgcatactcatgatttgtgttcttatttgatagttcatctggacacCGTACAACGATGATTTGATAGATGGCCTACCAGCTTATTGCTGGGCCGGCCAATTGATTTGGAGCACTTCTGCcccgctcatatgcctcgatattgtggagcatcatgcctTGGAGCGGGTACTTCGCCAGTTTGGTCGCGCCGCTATATTGAGCTATCTATTCTTATGTAGGTTTCTACTAGACTGGCGGCCCCTTTTACTGATCCTGTCAGCACCACTGATGTTCATGATGCAGCACATCCGGCTATTAGGAGGCGACTTGATGATGAcgatcctgatagcgtacccaAGCGGgatgggatgcgcctcaggctAGCGGCTGCATTGAAGCACACTGGATGCAGGACACattgattttcttgttttatctttttgatgtaaataatatttttgtatatacatTAACAACAATTTTTATATAATACGCGCATTACTTTTTTAACTCTCCGTTCATTAGTTAGTTTcgtactacaacacaaacacttAAATTCTATtccaattaataaaaataaagttCATTACAACTAATTTAGTTTAATACTAAAACACAAACACAAATACAAACataaacacaaacatagcaactTAACATAATTAAAAGTCAATACAACTAATAAAAATACACGACACAAGAAACATAAAGATAAAGCGATACACTAAACAAACACATGTCAATGTTTAGTCACTATCGCCCATTATtttctgctccaaccacttaaattgtTCTTCCAGCTTCTTTTTTTCATCTTCTACCTCTTTAAGTTTCGTTTTCAACTCCACAACCTCCCTTTTATGTTCTTTTTCACGTTCCCACTGTTTTAAACAAAATCATTAAGATCGTTCAATAATTCTTTGTAGTATTTCTGATAACAgtgttcatcaatccatacctcaaaatcgCAAATAGGTTTGCCGGGAACCTTATAAAACTTGTTCAAACAttcccagtagcggcgtccagcttCACCATTATCCCAACAACTTCGCATCTGGCATTTTTTTCCACACTTGTACCTTGGTACATAAATAGGTTGAGACATTTGTGCATATTTTAGTTATTGTTGAGTGCATAAAATAACTAGAATGAGCctgttatttataggcaagacaaCACATATAACGTATTATTTCACCGCTCTAGATATACGCATAACGTAGTATTTGACCGCGCTATGCTTTGCGTGTTAAAGGTTTTGACGGGTACGAATCAACTTTATGTCAGTTGGCTAG contains:
- the LOC138885170 gene encoding serine/threonine-protein phosphatase 7 long form homolog encodes the protein MGFYRIIEIGRMRFNWALITALIERWRPETHTFHLPIGEATITLQDVEVLYGLPVDGMPISLPIAMRSMSRDDYWDMLQELTGFRPEDEIFSSGASRFSLTPIRQYLEVLHPIITNDTEELLDELPYYSWSADVLAYMYRSMCRASMGTQRDVCGFLPLLQVWAWEQFLQVQPPLPQLPPNVELPELPLSRRLAAPFTDPVSTTDVHDAAHPAIRRRLDDDDPDSVPKRDGMRLRLAAALKHTGCRTH